In Deltaproteobacteria bacterium, the sequence GAATCCAGGGCGGTTACCGAAGAAGTTAATGTTCCTGAAGGTACGGAACTGAAAGAGGTCTGATTATATGGCGTTTTCTTCGGAAACACCCTATTTTTTCGGGATAATACTTCTTCTCATCGGTTTTCTGGCAGGTTATGCCCTGTCGGAATTTTTGTTGCGGGGAAAACAGAGGAAGGGTGATAGAGAGAAGGGAGATAATTCCGCCTATCTTAACGGGATAAATTATATCCTTTCAAATGAGCCCGACAAGGCAATTGAGGCCTTTTCCAGGGCAGTTCAAATAAACAGCGATACTATCGAGACCTACCTGGCTCTTGGCAACCTTTTCAGAAATAAGGGTGAACTCTCCAGGGCTATCCGAATTCATCAGAGTATTATCGTCAGACCCAACATTGATCGTGACATGAAACAGCAAGCCCTCCATGATCTGGGGCTTGATTTTAAAAAGGCAGGGTTTGTGGAAAGAGCCATCAACGCTTTCGAAGAAGTGGTTGCCATGGCTCCAAAGTTACTTGACGCCCATTTACACCTTCTCGACCTCTATGAAGATGTAAAAGAATGGGAAAAGGCCTATCAGGTTCAGGCAAAAATATCGAAGCTTCGTAAAAGCAGTGATAATAATGTCCTTGCCCACCACCTGGCGGAGATGGGCAAGTCTTATGTTGAAAAAGGACTGTTGCCGCAGGCGAAGAAGTCCTTTAAAAAATCGATCTCTCTTGATGGAAAGTGCATTGATGCCTATTTGCACCTGGGAGACCTCTTTTATGCTGAAAATAATTACAACAAGGCCATTGCTACCTGGAAAATGGTGATGGAAGCAGTGCCCGGTTTTACTTACCTTGCCTATCCCAGGCTCGAAGAAGCTTATTTCAAGCTAAACGAGTTCAGCAAGATTGGAGAAATTCTAAGAGAGAACTCGAAGAAAAATTATAATGATATTCATACGCATTTTGCGCTGGCAGAGCATCTGTATAAAAAGAGTTTTGTTGATGAGGCAATTAATGAATTAAAGATCGTGCTGGAACTTAATCCCTCAAACCTCAAAGCGAGACAGACGCTGGGCAGGTATATGCTTGAGCAGGAGAGAGAGGCTGAAGCTGTTGAAATCTACCAGGCTATATTTGACGACTTTCCTTTGCCCGAAAAGAATTTCCAGTGCAGTCACTGCGGATATGAATCGAAAAATCTCTCATGGCGATGTCCCAAGTGCCGTAAATGGGATAAAATCATGGAAAAACCTTACGCTGTTGTCAGGAAAAGCAGTTCAACGGCTACTTGAGATACTAAAAAAAGACCTTTCATCGAGGAGCCTGTCTGACTTGGTTTGACAAGCTCCTGGTAATGGAAAAATTCATCAGGGGATGTAAATGAAAGAGAAAACCGTATTAAGTGGAATGCGACCTACGGGGAAGCTTCACCTGGGGCACCTTCATGGTGTTCTTGAAAACTGGAAGAAACTTCAGGACGAGTATGACTGCCTTTTCTTTGTTGCCGACTGGCACTCGCTTACGTCGGAGTATGCCGATACAAAAGGCATTGAGGAGAATATTAATGAAATGATCATTGACTGGTTGAGTTTCGGCATCGATCCGGAAAATGCAACCCTCTTTGTTCAGTCCAGGGTTATGGAACATGCAGAGCTTCACCTCCTTCTTTCCATGATTACACCGCTTCCCTGGCTTGAGAGAGTTCCCACTTATAAAGAACAGATGGACAACATCAGGGACAAGGACCTGGGAACTTACGGTTTTCTCGGTTATCCCTTATTGCAATCTGCCGACATCTTGCTTTACAAGGCCGACTTTGTCCCTGTCGGTATAGACCAGGTGCCTCACGTGGAATTTACGCGGGAAGTGGCCAGGCGTTTCAATTTTCTCTACGGCAACGTTCTGCCTGAACCTCAACACCTCCTAACGCAGTATCCCAAGCTCCCGGGAACTGACGGGAGAAAAATGAGCAAGAGTTATAATAACTCGATTTATCTTTCCGATGGTGATGAGGTCATTACAAAGAAGATTAAAACGGCCATGACTGATCCGCAGAGGGTAAGAAGGACTGATCCCGGAGATCCGGAGCTTTGCCCTATTTACGCTTATCATAAAATCTACTCCAGTGACGAGCAGAAGGATTATGTCGTCAAGGGTTGCAAAAGTGCAGATATCGGTTGCATTGAGTGCAAGAAAATTCTTACCCGAAATATTCTTGAAGAACTCGCTCCCATCAGGGAAAGAAGGCAGGAGTATATGAGTAACCCTGCAAGGGTCAAAGAGATTGTTGAAGAAGGGAATAAGAAGGCAGGCGCTCTGGCAAAAAAGACCATGGAAGAGGTACGGAGGGCAGTGCGCATCTGATGGACTACCAGGTCAGGCTTGACAGTTTCGAGGGGCCTCTCGATCTTCTTCTTCATCTCATCAGGAAGCATGAGATCGATATTATGAATATCCCCATTGCTCTTATAACGGAGCAATATCTCCAGTATATTGAAATGATGAAGCTGCTTAATCTGGATCTTGCCGGTGAGTATATTCTCATGACGGCAACGCTTATGCATATAAAATCCAAAATGCTCCTTCCCCCCGTTGATGATGAAGAGTCGGATGAGGATGAGGAAGATCCGAGAGAGGAGTTGGTAAGACGCCTTCTGGAATACAAGAAGTATAAAGAAGCATCACAGGATCTTGAAGCCATGGATAGGCTCGACAGGGATAATTTCTTAAAAGGGTATATTGAAGAAATCGATAGGGCGGAAGGTAAGGAAGAGGATGCCTGTCATGATGTTTCTCTTTTCGACTTGCTGGAAGCGCTTAATGATGTTCTGAAAAGCGTAAGGACTTTCAAGTCCCATGAGGTGGAGCTTGAAAAGATTTCTGTAAAAGAGAAGATGGACGGTATTCTCGATAGCCTTAAAAAAGAAGGCGCCATAACGTTCCAGTCTCTTTTTGACACCTCTTCAACGAAAGGCGATGTGGTAGCGACCTTCCTGGCGCTCCTGGAACTGATCAAGACCAATGCTATTCGCGCCTTTCAGGGGGAAACTTTCGGCACAATCAGAATAACTTCTTCAGGAACGATACATTAGGTTTTTTGATGGAGAACAGTAGATT encodes:
- a CDS encoding tetratricopeptide repeat protein encodes the protein MAFSSETPYFFGIILLLIGFLAGYALSEFLLRGKQRKGDREKGDNSAYLNGINYILSNEPDKAIEAFSRAVQINSDTIETYLALGNLFRNKGELSRAIRIHQSIIVRPNIDRDMKQQALHDLGLDFKKAGFVERAINAFEEVVAMAPKLLDAHLHLLDLYEDVKEWEKAYQVQAKISKLRKSSDNNVLAHHLAEMGKSYVEKGLLPQAKKSFKKSISLDGKCIDAYLHLGDLFYAENNYNKAIATWKMVMEAVPGFTYLAYPRLEEAYFKLNEFSKIGEILRENSKKNYNDIHTHFALAEHLYKKSFVDEAINELKIVLELNPSNLKARQTLGRYMLEQEREAEAVEIYQAIFDDFPLPEKNFQCSHCGYESKNLSWRCPKCRKWDKIMEKPYAVVRKSSSTAT
- the trpS gene encoding tryptophan--tRNA ligase → MKEKTVLSGMRPTGKLHLGHLHGVLENWKKLQDEYDCLFFVADWHSLTSEYADTKGIEENINEMIIDWLSFGIDPENATLFVQSRVMEHAELHLLLSMITPLPWLERVPTYKEQMDNIRDKDLGTYGFLGYPLLQSADILLYKADFVPVGIDQVPHVEFTREVARRFNFLYGNVLPEPQHLLTQYPKLPGTDGRKMSKSYNNSIYLSDGDEVITKKIKTAMTDPQRVRRTDPGDPELCPIYAYHKIYSSDEQKDYVVKGCKSADIGCIECKKILTRNILEELAPIRERRQEYMSNPARVKEIVEEGNKKAGALAKKTMEEVRRAVRI
- a CDS encoding segregation/condensation protein A is translated as MDYQVRLDSFEGPLDLLLHLIRKHEIDIMNIPIALITEQYLQYIEMMKLLNLDLAGEYILMTATLMHIKSKMLLPPVDDEESDEDEEDPREELVRRLLEYKKYKEASQDLEAMDRLDRDNFLKGYIEEIDRAEGKEEDACHDVSLFDLLEALNDVLKSVRTFKSHEVELEKISVKEKMDGILDSLKKEGAITFQSLFDTSSTKGDVVATFLALLELIKTNAIRAFQGETFGTIRITSSGTIH